Proteins from a genomic interval of Rosa chinensis cultivar Old Blush chromosome 2, RchiOBHm-V2, whole genome shotgun sequence:
- the LOC112190384 gene encoding F-box protein CPR1: protein MAETEELSEDIIVNILTRLPVKSLIRFTSVSKRLHSIILSDPKFALSQLTAARQQKTLSRRLLVSTETLPLESLHLGDTASFGEPLSVRKLSFPFQPQPGGSVKLLGSCNGLVFVAVDNKSLHIWNPSIGFLKQLPDPGFPLDDNVLPYYAVGYLSAADDYKVLVASCDFWLGEIEVKMFSSRTHIWQRIESPCRSDFRLFRGQGTLSNDAFHWLSYRDDDEEEEHEIVSFDLQEEVFQRMPLPNFDHDGKTYTSLGVCGGCLCVSRYPKGAWDSIDLWVMREYGVNGSWIMLFILKLSDPPELPSFSRQFLGVESSTFAASWTDEGSQLIRIDHKEDDKLGRYMLKYRYRISMIEYEESLLWISSYHPVEEKEQVQMFETQQKSSGS, encoded by the coding sequence ATGGCGGAAACAGAAGAGCTATCTGAAGATATTATAGTGAACATCCTTACTCGGTTGCCCGTCAAGTCCTTAATCCGATTCACCTCCGTTTCCAAACGCCTGCATTCCATTATATTGTCCGATCCCAAATTCGCCCTATCCCAACTTACAGCAGCTCGTCAGCAGAAAACCCTCAGCCGCAGACTCCTCGTCTCCACCGAGACTCTTCCACTCGAATCCCTACACTTGGGTGATACGGCGTCGTTTGGAGAGCCTTTGTCCGTTAGAAAGCTCAGCTTCCCTTTCCAGCCACAACCGGGCGGTTCTGTCAAGCTGCTGGGCTCCTGCAATGGTCTGGTATTTGTAGCTGTTGATAATAAATCCCTTCATATCTGGAACCCGTCGATTGGGTTCTTGAAGCAATTACCTGATCCAGGTTTTCCCTTGGATGATAATGTGCTACCCTATTATGCTGTTGGCTATTTATCCGCCGCTGATGACTACAAAGTTTTGGTAGCCTCCTGTGACTTTTGGTTAGGGGAGATAGAGGTCAAGATGTTCTCATCGAGAACTCACATTTGGCAGAGGATTGAATCCCCTTGCCGCTCCGACTTTCGACTCTTTCGTGGTCAGGGGACTCTTTCGAATGATGCATTTCATTGGCTAAGCTACCGCGACGATGACGAGGAAGAGGAGCATGAAATAGTTTCTTTTGACTTGCAAGAGGAGGTGTTCCAGAGAATGCCACTGCCTAATTTCGACCATGATGGTAAGACTTACACCAGTCTTGGGGTTTGTGGAGGGTGCCTGTGTGTATCGCGTTATCCCAAGGGTGCTTGGGACTCTATCGATTTATGGGTCATGAGAGAATATGGCGTCAATGGCTCATGGATTATGCTTTTTATCTTAAAGCTCTCTGATCCGCCTGAGCTGCCCTCGTTTTCCAGACAATTCTTGGGTGTGGAAAGTAGTACATTTGCCGCGAGTTGGACTGACGAGGGGTCCCAGTTGATAAGGATTGATCATAAAGAAGACGACAAGCTTGGGCGGTATATGCTGAAGTACCGGTACCGGATTTCTATGATTGAATATGAAGAAAGTCTACTTTGGATTAGTAGTTATCATCCGGTAGAAGAGAAAGAGCAGGTCCAGATGTTCGAAACCCAACAGAAGTCATCAGGAAGCTGA
- the LOC112187382 gene encoding probable inactive 2-oxoglutarate-dependent dioxygenase AOP2: MTQIPVVDFSDPECLKPGTSSWLSARNQVCNALEDQFGCFTAILSNKVTLELHNTVFGAMNELFESPDGIKDQNKYEKWPFCGHFKSNSVLERLGIYDPTNPEEIHNFSRLFWPTGNDQFCDGVHLYVKVMKELDQAVTRMVFENYGVEKHHDDHIESSFYCFQFSKYAEPKISGSNVGIVSHTDKNFTSILHQNQINGLEIYTKDGEWIGFDPHPLPSSFIFIASDVFQVWSNDRIRACKHRVNLIHSDQIRYSFGLFSLKRGVTTVPEELVDKDHPLKYKPLNQVEYIQAQGYKDSEGRECKLKAFCGI, encoded by the exons ATGACCCAGATTCCAGTGGTAGATTTCTCAGATCCCGAGTGCTTGAAGCCAGGGACAAGTTCATGGCTCTCAGCACGCAATCAAGTTTGCAATGCACTCGAGGATCAGTTTGGCTGTTTTACAGCGATACTGTCCAACAAAGTTACCTTGGAACTTCACAACACCGTCTTTGGTGCCATGAACGAGTTGTTTGAATCCCCAGACGGCATCAAAGATCAGAACAAGTACGAAAAATGGCCTTTCTGTGGCCATTTCAAGTCGAATTCTGTCCTTGAACGCTTGGGGATTTATGATCCTACAAACCCCGAAGAAATTCACAACTTTTCACGTCTTTTTTGGCCTACTGGAAATGATCAATTTTG TGATGGTGTCCATTTGTACGTAAAAGTGATGAAAGAACTAGATCAAGCTGTGACGAGAATGGTATTCGAAAACTATGGTGTAGAGAAGCACCATGATGACCACATTGAATCCAGTTTTTACTGCTTTCAATTTTCAAAATACGCGGAGCCTAAAATATCTGGAAGTAATGTGGGTATAGTGAGTCATACAGATAAGAACTTCACCTCCATACTCCATCAAAACCAGATCAATGGCCTTGAGATTTATACAAAGGATGGCGAGTGGATAGGTTTCGATCCTCATCCTCTACCTTCATCCTTCATATTCATAGCAAGTGATGTATTTCAG GTTTGGAGCAATGACAGAATAAGAGCTTGTAAACACAGGGTCAACCTGATTCACTCAGATCAGATAAGATACTCCTTCGGGCTCTTCTCACTCAAAAGAGGAGTAACAACCGTACCGGAGGAGCTGGTGGACAAGGATCACCCTTTAAAGTATAAGCCGTTGAATCAGGTTGAGTATATTCAAGCACAGGGTTACAAAGATAGTGAAGGACGTGAGTGTAAGCTCAAGGCATTCTGTGgtatttga
- the LOC112183851 gene encoding F-box protein CPR1 translates to MAVAEDLPEDIIVNILTWLPVKSLIRFTSVSKRLHSIILSDPKFAQSQLKAARQQKTLSRRLLVSTDAPQLESIPLDHTPSFGEPSSVRKLSFPFQPQWSGMSSYVKLLGSCNGLVFVAVDETLFYIWNPSIGFSQQLPDPGFSFNENVLAYYGVGYLSATDDYKVLVASYRIRDGESQVQVFSLRTHLWERIEPPGGSEIELDLQGILSNEALHWTNYSIVEDEIVSFDLAVQEFRRMRLPNFDHDGRSFSYLGVCGGCLCASRYLEGACDSIDFWVMKEYDVSDSWTMLFSLKLSDPPELNSCSTEFLVVESSTVAANWTAKGFELIRIDHKEDEKLGKYMLKGSQICMIEYEESLLWISSYYPEQEKEQVKILETHQKASQS, encoded by the coding sequence ATGGCGGTAGCAGAAGATCTACCCGAAGATATTATAGTTAACATCCTTACTTGGTTGCCTGTGAAGTCCTTAATCCGATTCACCTCCGTTTCGAAACGCCTGCATTCCATTATATTGTCCGATCCCAAATTCGCCCAATCCCAATTGAAAGCAGCTCGTCAGCAGAAAACCCTCAGCCGCAGACTCCTCGTCTCCACCGACGCCCCTCAACTCGAATCCATACCCTTGGATCATACGCCGTCGTTTGGAGAGCCTTCGTCCGTTAGAAAGCTCAGTTTCCCTTTCCAGCCACAGTGGTCTGGTATGTCAAGTTATGTCAAGTTACTAGGCTCCTGCAATGGTCTGGTATTTGTAGCTGTTGATGAGACATTGTTTTATATCTGGAACCCATCCATTGGATTCTCCCAGCAATTACCTGACCCAGGTTTTTCCTTTAATGAAAATGTGCTGGCCTATTATGGTGTTGGCTATTTGTCTGCTACTGATGACTACAAAGTTTTAGTAGCCTCCTATCGCATTCGTGACGGGGAGTCACAGGTCCAGGTGTTCTCATTGAGAACTCATCTTTGGGAGAGGATTGAACCTCCTGGAGGCTCCGAAATTGAACTCGATCTTCAGGGGATTCTTTCGAATGAGGCACTTCATTGGACAAACTACTCCATCGTCGAGGATGAAATTGTTTCTTTTGACTTGGCAGTGCAGGAGTTCCGGAGAATGCGACTGCCTAATTTCGACCATGATGGTAGGAGTTTCAGCTATCTTGGGGTCTGTGGAGGCTGCCTGTGCGCGTCGCGTTATCTGGAGGGTGCTTGTGACTCTATTGATTTCTGGGTCATGAAAGAATATGACGTGAGTGACTCGTGGACTATGCTCTTTAGCTTAAAGCTCTCCGATCCACCTGAGTTAAACTCGTGTTCCACAGAATTCTTGGTTGTGGAAAGTAGTACAGTTGCCGCGAATTGGACTGCCAAGGGGTTCGAGTTGATAAGGATTGACCATAAAGAAGATGAGAAGCTTGGGAAGTATATGCTTAAGGGGAGTCAGATTTGTATGATTGAGTATGAAGAGAGTCTACTTTGGATTAGTAGTTATTATCCAGAACAAGAGAAAGAGCAGGTCAAGATACTCGAAACCCATCAGAAGGCCTCACAAAGCTGA
- the LOC112187381 gene encoding F-box protein CPR1 isoform X1, giving the protein MAETEELPEEIIVNILTWLPLKSLIRFTSVSKRLHSIILSDPKFAQSQLKAARQQKTLSHRLLVSTDAPQLESLQLDDTPSFGDPSSVRKLSFPFQPQPGGYIKLLGSCNGLVFVAVDKKFFYIWNPSIGFFKQLPDPVFPLYENVLAYYGVAYLSATDDYKVLVATFGFGGTKLEVEIFSVRTHIWERIESLSDVELRSQGTFSNNALHWLNHHNQHEMVSFDLAVQEFRRMPLPNYDHDGKSLSYLGVCGGCLCVSRIPKGACDSIDLWVMKEYDVCDSWSMLFSLKLSHPPELRLHSREFLVVETSTVVVNWTVKGFELIRIDHTEDEKLGRYMLKAVRICMIEYEESLLWISGYHSVKRDGGQVKILKTHQKASGS; this is encoded by the coding sequence ATGGCAGAAACAGAAGAGCTACCGGAAGAGATTATAGTGAATATCCTTACTTGGTTGCCCCTCAAGTCCTTAATCCGATTCACCTCCGTTTCCAAACGCCTGCATTCCATTATATTGTCCGATCCAAAATTCGCCCAATCCCAACTCAAAGCAGCTCGTCAGCAGAAAACCCTCAGCCACAGACTCCTCGTCTCCACCGACGCCCCTCAACTCGAATCCCTACAGTTGGATGATACGCCGTCGTTTGGAGATCCTTCCTCCGTTAGAAAGCTCAGCTTCCCTTTCCAGCCACAACCGGGCGGTTATATCAAGTTACTGGGCTCCTGCAATGGTCTGGTATTTGTAGCTGTTGATAAGAAATTCTTTTATATCTGGAACCCATCGATTGGGTTCTTCAAGCAATTACCTGACCCAGTTTTTCCCTTATATGAAAATGTGCTAGCCTATTATGGTGTTGCTTATTTATCCGCCACCGATGACTACAAAGTTTTGGTAGCCACCTTTGGCTTTGGTGGAACCAAGTTAGAGGTCGAGATATTCTCAGTGAGAACTCATATTTGGGAGAGGATTGAATCCCTCAGCGATGTTGAACTCCGTAGTCAGGGGACTTTTTCGAATAATGCACTTCATTGGCTAAATCACCATAACCAGCATGAAATGGTCTCTTTTGACTTGGCTGTGCAGGAGTTCCGGAGAATGCCACTGCCTAATTACGACCATGATGGTAAGAGTTTAAGCTATCTTGGGGTTTGTGGAGGGTGCCTCTGTGTGTCGCGTATTCCGAAGGGTGCTTGTGACTCTATTGATCTCTGGGTCATGAAAGAATATGACGTGTGTGACTCGTGGTCTATGCTCTTTAGCTTAAAGCTCTCCCATCCGCCTGAGTTGCGCTTGCATTCCAGAGAATTCTTGGTTGTGGAAACTAGTACAGTTGTCGTGAATTGGACAGTCAAGGGGTTCGAGTTGATAAGGATTGATCATACAGAAGACGAGAAGCTTGGGCGGTATATGCTTAAGGCGGTTCGCATTTGTATGATTGAATATGAAGAGAGTCTACTTTGGATTAGTGGTTATCATTCAGTAAAAAGAGATGGAGGGCAGGTCAAGATACTCAAAACCCATCAGAAAGCCTCAGGAAGCTGA
- the LOC112187124 gene encoding ruvB-like 2: MAELKLSESRDLTRIERIGAHSHIRGLGLDSALEARDVSEGMVGQTAARKAAGVILQMIKEGKIAGRAVLLAGQPGTGKTAIAMGMAKSLGLETPFAMLAGSELFSLEMGKTEALMQAFRKAIGVRIKEETEIIEGEVVEVQIDRPAVAGAASKTGKLTLKTTEMETVYDLGAKMIEALGKEKVQSGDVVAIDKASGKITKVGRSFSRSRDYDAMGPSVKLVQCPDGELQKRKEVVHCVTLHEIDVINSRTQGFLALFTGDTGEIRSEVREQIDTKVAEWREEGKAEIVPGVLFIDEVHMLDIECFSFLNRALENEMAPILVVATNRGITTIRGTNYKSPHGIPIDLLDRLLIITTQPYTEGEIRKILDIRSQEEEVEMSEEAKHLLTKIGVDASLRYAIHLITAAALACQKRKGKIVEMEDINRVYHLFLDVKRSTQYLMEYQSQYMFNDADEDDNNAMQS; the protein is encoded by the exons ATGGCGGAGCTAAAGCTCTCGGAGAGTCGAGACTTGACCCGAATAGAGCGCATAGGCGCACACTCCCACATCCGGGGACTTGGTCTTGACTCTGCCCTAGAAGCTCGTGATGTTTCGGAGGGGATGGTGGGCCAGACGGCTGCGCGCAAGGCTGCCGGTGTGATACTACAGATGATCAAGGAAGGGAAGATAGCTGGACGGGCTGTGTTGTTGGCTGGACAGCCTGGCACCGGCAAGACGGCCATTGCGATGGGGATGGCCAAGTCACTGGGGCTTGAAACGCCATTTGCGATGTTAGCTGGGAGTGAGCTATTTTCGCTTGAGATGGGCAAGACCGAGGCCCTGATGCAAGCTTTTAGGAAGGCTATTGGGgtgagaatcaaggaagagacGGAAATTATTGAAGGTGAGGTGGTGGAGGTCCAGATTGACCGGCCTGCCGTGGCTGGAGCAGCTTCGAAGACTGGGAAATTGACGTTGAAGACGACGGAGATGGAGACGGTGTATGACTTGGGTGCCAAGATGATTGAAGCATTGGGGAAGGAGAAGGTGCAGAGTGGGGATGTGGTTGCCATTGACAAAGCGTCCGGGAAGATTACCAAGGTCGGTAGGTCATTTTCCAGGTCGAGGGACTATGATGCCATGGGACCGAGTGTTAAATTAGTGCAGTGCCCTGATGGGGAGTTGCAGAAGCGTAAGGAGGTTGTGCATTGCGTCACACTTCATGAGATAGATGTCATCAACAGCAG AACACAAGGATTTCTGGCACTCTTTACAGGAGATACTGGTGAAATTCGTTCAGAAGTGAGAGAACAGATTGACACAAAGGTAGCAGAGTGGAGGGAGGAAGGGAAGGCAGAAATTGTGCCAGGTGTTCTCTTTATCGATGAGGTCCATATGCTTGACATTGAGTGCTTTTCATTTCTGAATCGTGCTTTGGAGAATGAGATGGCTCCAATTTTAGTTGTTGCTACGAACAGAGGGATTACTACAATCAGAGGCACAAACTATAAATCTCCCCATGGGATTCCAATTGATCTCCTTGATCGCCTGCTTATCATCACCACTCAGCCTTACACAGAGGGTGAAATTCGCAAGATTCTTGACATAAGAtcccaagaagaagaagttgagaTGTCTGAAGAGGCAAAGCATTTGTTGACCAAGATTGGTGTAGATGCATCCTTAAGATATGCCATCCATCTCATAACAGCTGCTGCATTGGCATGCCAAAAGCGGAAGGGAAAGATTGTTGAAATGGAGGATATTAACCGAGTTTACCATCTTTTCTTGGACGTGAAGCGATCAACACAATACTTGATGGAGTATCAGAGTCAGTACATGTTTAATGATGCTGATGAAGATGATAACAATGCCATGCAATCTTGA
- the LOC112187381 gene encoding F-box protein CPR1 isoform X2 — protein MAETEELPEEIIVNILTWLPLKSLIRFTSVSKRLHSIILSDPKFAQSQLKAARQQKTLSHRLLVSTDAPQLESLQLDDTPSFGDPSSVRKLSFPFQPQPGGYIKLLGSCNGLVFVAVDKKFFYIWNPSIGFFKQLPDPVFPLYENVLAYYGVAYLSATDDYKVLVATFGFGGTKLEVEIFSVRTHIWERIESLSDVELRSQGTFSNNALHWLNHHNQHDGKSLSYLGVCGGCLCVSRIPKGACDSIDLWVMKEYDVCDSWSMLFSLKLSHPPELRLHSREFLVVETSTVVVNWTVKGFELIRIDHTEDEKLGRYMLKAVRICMIEYEESLLWISGYHSVKRDGGQVKILKTHQKASGS, from the exons ATGGCAGAAACAGAAGAGCTACCGGAAGAGATTATAGTGAATATCCTTACTTGGTTGCCCCTCAAGTCCTTAATCCGATTCACCTCCGTTTCCAAACGCCTGCATTCCATTATATTGTCCGATCCAAAATTCGCCCAATCCCAACTCAAAGCAGCTCGTCAGCAGAAAACCCTCAGCCACAGACTCCTCGTCTCCACCGACGCCCCTCAACTCGAATCCCTACAGTTGGATGATACGCCGTCGTTTGGAGATCCTTCCTCCGTTAGAAAGCTCAGCTTCCCTTTCCAGCCACAACCGGGCGGTTATATCAAGTTACTGGGCTCCTGCAATGGTCTGGTATTTGTAGCTGTTGATAAGAAATTCTTTTATATCTGGAACCCATCGATTGGGTTCTTCAAGCAATTACCTGACCCAGTTTTTCCCTTATATGAAAATGTGCTAGCCTATTATGGTGTTGCTTATTTATCCGCCACCGATGACTACAAAGTTTTGGTAGCCACCTTTGGCTTTGGTGGAACCAAGTTAGAGGTCGAGATATTCTCAGTGAGAACTCATATTTGGGAGAGGATTGAATCCCTCAGCGATGTTGAACTCCGTAGTCAGGGGACTTTTTCGAATAATGCACTTCATTGGCTAAATCACCATAACCAG CATGATGGTAAGAGTTTAAGCTATCTTGGGGTTTGTGGAGGGTGCCTCTGTGTGTCGCGTATTCCGAAGGGTGCTTGTGACTCTATTGATCTCTGGGTCATGAAAGAATATGACGTGTGTGACTCGTGGTCTATGCTCTTTAGCTTAAAGCTCTCCCATCCGCCTGAGTTGCGCTTGCATTCCAGAGAATTCTTGGTTGTGGAAACTAGTACAGTTGTCGTGAATTGGACAGTCAAGGGGTTCGAGTTGATAAGGATTGATCATACAGAAGACGAGAAGCTTGGGCGGTATATGCTTAAGGCGGTTCGCATTTGTATGATTGAATATGAAGAGAGTCTACTTTGGATTAGTGGTTATCATTCAGTAAAAAGAGATGGAGGGCAGGTCAAGATACTCAAAACCCATCAGAAAGCCTCAGGAAGCTGA